The sequence ggagattgagaccatcctggcttacactgtgaaaccccgtctctactaaaaaatacaaaaaactagccgggcgaggtggcgggcgcctgtagtcccagctacttgggaggctgaggcaggagaatggcgtgaacccgggaggcggagcttgcagtgagctgagatccggccactgcactccagcctgggtgacagagcgagactccgtctcaaaaaaaaaaaaaaaaagaatgttcataatagctttattcataatagccaaagcctggaaataaaccaaatgtccatcaagagagAATATACAAATGGTCATATATGAGACTATTACTCTGTAATAACAAATAATGAACTACTGATGCATGCAACAACGTAGATGAATATCATAAAcaggctgagtgaaagaagccagacacaaaagagtttATGTGTTTGAGTCCATTTACATGAAGACCAAGAACAGGCAAAAGTACGTTATGAAGACAGAAGTCAGAACAATGATTGCCTTAGTGGGGTGAGGGGGTGGTTTCAAATAGGGGTTGACTAGGAAGGGGCACAAGGAAGCTTTTGGGGGtgttggaaatgttctatatcttgatatGCATTTGTTAGAACTCATTAAATGGTACACCTGAGATCTGTGCATTTCACTGTgtttaaattaaactttaattttaaaaaagtagggGAAGGATATGAGGAAGTATACATTGATCCAAGGGCATTCTCCTACATAAGCACAATACAGTTATCACACtcagaaaatttaacattaatGCAGCACTACCATCTAGTATGCAGTTCACATTAGAATATCCCAGTGTCTTAAAATTTGCTGAGAGTAGATCTTAATTGTTTTCACACTTCCCATCTCACACTCTCCCTCTCATGGTAACTGTGTGGTGAAggattggttcttttttttttttttttttaagacagagtcttgcactgtctcccaggctagagtgcaatggcatgatctcgattcactgcaactctgccttccaggttcaagtgattcttgtgcctcagcctcccgagtagctgggattacaagcatgcaccaccatgcctggctaatttatttttagtagagacagggtttcaccatgttggccaggctggtctcgaactcctgaccttgtgatccacctgccttggcctcccaaagtgctgggattacaggcatgagccaccgtgccccgcctatAGAATTTTTTATATGTAGGATTCAGTGAAAGATCactcattattaatttttaaaaagcttcatgATGGAAATAATTCTTGTAGAATGTTAAAATCTTGAATCCCAGGGCATGTTTTCTGGCACCTGTTATTTTCAGTAACCCATTTCGTTTTTGTCATACATATAGAGTTAATGTATGAAAAGTCAATTATGTCAAACTTACACAGTTTGTATGAAAAGATTAAtgatcttggccgggcgcggtggctcaagcctgtaatcccagcactttgggaggccgagacgggcggatcacgaggtcaggagatcgagaccatcctggctaacacggtgaaaccccgtctctactaaaaaatacaaaaaactagccgggcgaggtggcgggcgcctgtagtcccagctactcgggaggctgaggcaggagaatggtctaaacccgggaggcggagcttgcagtgagctgagatccggccactgcaccccagcctgggtgacagagcaagactctgtctcaaaaaaaaaaaaaaaaaaaaaaaagattaatgatCTTTTACAAATGCAGAATTGGCTGGATGTGGCTAATTGTAGAAttggcctgtaatcctagcgctttgggaggctgaggcgggaggatcgcttgagtacagaattttgattcttctttttttttaaattttttattttctgagacagagtctctgtcgtgctggctgaagtgcaatggcatgatctcagctcactgcaacctccacctcccaggttcaagcggttcttgtgcctcagcttcccaagtagttgggattacagatgtgtgccaccaggcccagctaatttttttgtgtgtatatttagtatagaggggggtttcaccatattggccaggctggtctcgaactcccaatctcagatggtccgcccatctcggcctcccaaagtgctggattacaggtgtgagccaccatacccagcatttatatttatttattattattttcttttttttgagatggagtttcaccctgttgcccaggctggagtgtaatgccaagatcttggctcactgccacctgcACGTCCTGGGCGagcctcctgccacagcctcccgagtagttgggaatacaggcacgtgcaccacacccagctaatttttgtatttaagtagagtcagggtttcattatgttggtcaggctggtctcgaactcctgacctcaagtgatctgcctgcctcggcctcccaaagttctggaattacaagcgtgagccactgcgcccggccaagcccaggactttgagaccagcctgggcaacagaccaagaccctgtctgtataataaaaattatgcaaTATTAGAATAGCAAATCTTGCtcttaaaagttttgttttcctcGTTGCTTTTTTACTGAAAATGCATGGCTTTAGAAACTTCTGGGTAGTTTGAATTGCAGACAAGCAGGCCCTATTCTTGTTTGTTTAATTAATGAGATTTGTAAACAGTACTTGGTTTCCCCAGACTCTAGGACTTAGAGGAAGGAAATTTTGATTTAGCTCTTGGTAAAGCTAGATGcacctgatttttctttttcattgttattttcttgATCACAGAAAACAATACACGTTAATAGTAGAAAATACccacaattgaaaaaaatataaagcactTAATAAAACTCTACCACCTAGGCTAggtaaggtggctcacatctgtaatcccagcactttgggaggccgaggtgggtggaacagctgaggtcaggagttcaagaccatcctggccaacatggtgaaaccccatatctactaaaactacaaaaattagttgggcgtggtgacagccgcctgtaatcccagctactcaggaggttgaggcaggaaaattgcttgaatccaggaggtggaggttgcagtgagctgagatcatgccgctgcattccggcctgggtgacagagcaagactgtctcgacaaaacaaaaaaactgccaCCTAGAGATGGTGGTGGTCAACATCTTAGCAAGAATTTCTTTTGCGTTTTTCTGTGCAAACACAgacagattttcattttttaaaaaagatgatagAATCATACTGTATGAATTTAACTGCCTAATTAGCTTGCTGTATCAGCGTCTCTCTTGTCATTAAATGCTCTacagctttttttaaaattgctacCTGTGGTAGTATTCCTTGAAGGAAAtaccttaaaattttttgtttttaaactccaAGATACGTGATGTTTGGctaaaactaatgaaaataaattgatgaAACTTCAATGTAGTGGATCAAGAGACCCATGAAATTGATGAGTTAGATTGTTGTGGGCACCGCTTTTAAATTTATGGTGCCTTCTTAGCAGAATCATGACTTCATCAACTCTTTTTTTACATACTTTTATTCAAAGAAGATGTTCTCCTCCTCAGCCCCAACTTACCTCCTTCTTGTCTCCAACTGCCAGTATTCATCCATACTCTTTGTAGTTTTGAGGTGTGAGATAGCTCCGAAGTTCTTGGGAATGGGTAGAGTTTAATTCTGAGTCTGCATATAGTCTATTGGAGGAAGCTTTTCTTAGGAGGTGAAATTTGGGATGGAGTTCTCCTCTACACTCTAACCCTGTGGCCACAATCTTTGGTTTAGATCTTTGGCATTTTTCAGTGGATGTCTGTCATAATGTCTAACTCTTCTTCCTGCCTCCAGGCTTCCTGTGATTGCCAGATGAAATTCCGAAAACCCAAATCATTCCCCTAGTTAATATCCTTCAGTGACTCCAGATCAATCAAATTCTTGATCCCTCCACATGGGTCTTACCATCTACCCTCGTGCCCTCTCTAGCATCCTACATATTGAGTTCCCCACACCCTAGTTCCCCACACCTCTAGTTTCCCTGAGTTTGGAatattctttcacatttgcttaTCCCACTATCTAGAACTTCCTGCAGTCTCCCTACTGCCAACCTGTCTGTCTAgttgctaatttattttaaaacccaGCTTAAGTAACACATCCTTTTGGAAGTATTACTTCCCTGATCGTTACTCACCTCCATGCCATCGTTCGCTCAACTCATTGAAGTTAGGTGCCCCCTCTTCTGGGCTGCCACTGCTCTCCATATTCACTTATGTACTGTACTTTGTATTGTAATCAGTTTGACACCCCCCCCTTTATTTGAGCTCCTTGAGAGCCGGACCCTGATTCTTGTTCCTTAGCACTCCACCCTCCCCAGAACCAACATGGTATAGCTTATAGGAGGCACCctataaatgtttaatgaatgttTGAATGCAAAAGTGTATCTAACTTTATTGATGGTATAGTTATGAAAAGAACGTGTTGAGAAAAAGGTCAGAAAGGGTTAGGAACTTGTCAGTATTCTAAATCCCTCTTTTTCAAAAGCATACACATTTAGGAATGACTGTCTTGCTTTAAGAATTTGTAGGGCTTTGTTCACCTGAGTTGTACCTTGCTATCACAGAAGGATGCCCTGCAGTGGTCCCGCCATCCGGCTACAGTGGAGGGAGAGGAGCCAGAGGACACGGCTGATGTGGAGAGCTGTGGGTCTAATGAAGCCAGCACTGTGAGTGGTGAAAACGATGGTAAGGACCCTTTACCGGATGGGTGAGGGAGCCACAGCGGGCACTAGGGACtaacctttattttccttttttccagtaTCTCTTGATGAAACATCTTCGAATGCATCCTGTTCTACAGAATCTCAGAGTCGACCTCTTTCCAACCCCAGGGACAGCTACAGAGCTTCCTCACAGGTAAGGAAGAGGTAGAGCCTAACCCGGGAGGATGAATGATGACAGGTACAAGGCAAGATGCTTCCTTCTCCTGTTGTAAGCTGTGGACATGTTCAGAGAGTGAAGAATAGAAGTCTGGTCTCTAGCTGTTAGTAGCATTTAACAGTGGGCTGTAGGAAAAGTGAACAGTAGGTCTGAGCAGagtgagttttttctttttctttaccttgGCTGATTGATTCtgttcgttctttttttttttttttttttttttttttttttttgagattgagttgcacctgtcgctcaggctggagtgcagtggtgtgatctccgcctctggggttcaaacagttctcctgcctcaacctcccgagtagctgggattacaggcacgtactactgcacctggctaatttttgtatttttagtagagatggggttttgccatgttggccaggctagtcttgaattcctgacctcaagtgatccgtccgcctcagcctcccaaagttctgggattacaggcatgagtcacaacGCCCAGCCTGATTCTGTTCATTCTTGTAATATACATGTGAACATCTGGGGAGAAGTGGGGTTAGTGCAGAGTAGTGAGAACAGGAGATTGGGAGTGAGCAGTTTGAATGGTGACCCTGCACTTACTACCCTTGAGACTTTGGGAAAACTCcttgcctgtaaaatggggataacagtacGTTTTGTAGCTTGGAATGATGCTTGGCACAGTGACCAGCACGTAGCTCAGTAACATTAACCAGTGCTCTCGTCAGCATTATTCGACAGATCTGGTTGAAGACGAACTTCATTTTACAAGAGAGTGAGTAGAGAGTGTCGCCAGGGAATGCTTTTGTGGCTCTGCAGTTGATTGGGGCTCTCTTTTTGTTCTCTCTGGGAATGTAGGcgaacaaacaaaagaaaaagactggGGTGATGCTGCCTCGAGTTGTCCTGACTCCTCTGAAGGTAAACGGGGCCCACGTGGAATCTGCATCAGGTATGTGTAAACTCATGGTTGTGATGCTTTTTCCTCAGGTCCTGGGGACCTGGCCCCCCTCTGTCAACAGTTTCTGACTTAATAGTGTGATGCCAGGAGAGCTGTCGGGCCACAGGCAAGAGCCCTGCCAGTGGGTGAGGCCTGCCATAGGTTCTAGTGCTGGGCTCTGCCGTGTGCCTTCCTCTTTGTCTCCCAAGGCAGTCGTGAGGATCCAATGGAGGATTTGATTGTGCCAGTGCTTTGTAAAAGGTGTAGTGCTATACAAATAAAGATGGCGGTTTGGCATCTGTAAGGTGGTATTTTTAAAGCCAGACCATGAGGTGGTGGTTTCTCTCAGCCTAAGGCTGGGAGATGGAAGTATCCCAGTATTGCTGGCAGCATTTCAGGGAGAGCTGGGAGAAGTGAGCTTGTCTGAGAGCCGTGGGCGCGGCTTGTGATACTTTTGACCAGTGGAATGCTGTGCCTTCAGGGTTCTCGGGCCGCCACGCCGATGGCGAGAGCGGCAGCCCgtccagcagcagcagcggctCTCTGGCCCTGGGCAGCGCTGCTATTCGTGGCCAGGCCGAGGTCGCCCAGGACCCTGCCCCGCTCCTGAGAGGCTTCCGGAAGCCAGCCACAGGTGAGTGGCTTGGCACTTATTTCTCTGCCTGTAAAGGGGGCCCCTGCAGGCCTAGTGAGAAGATGTCTTCTATTCTAGTTCCTTTAccagtttatttttacttcttggGTGgccctctatttttatttatttttaccttgtaGTTTGATGATTTCATTTGTAGCTCTCTGCTAGACTGTGAGAACTCCTTTCAGGCAGAGATGATGCCACATAGTTTCTCGTATGTCCCTGTAGGCCTAGTCTATGCCTGCCTTGTACTGCTTAGTAAGTGTTTGAGTGACTGAAAACTGCTTCTGAGCTTCTCAGTGAAGAATTCCAACACCCCTTTTCTCTCTTCGGTAGCATCCTGCCACGTTCATTCCCAACATCTGTAGTCTCTATCAGACGCTCCCTTTTTTCCAACCTAGTCAGTATGTTGAGTGGAAGCATGTGTTGAATTTTGGGGATGCAAACAAATTCAGTAGTGCTGTATCTATatctcccacccctcaccccaccccacccccattagGGTTATTTGCAATACTGGTATGCTCTTTGCTATTTCAGGATTTAATTCTTAATGGCCCAcgtgctgggttttttttgtagatgAGCCACATGAAACCATTAAGAAGACAAACTTGCTTCTGAGAATTAGAGTAAACCTTTGTCCATGTGAGAACTAGATTTGCTGTCTTGCTGCTTTTCTAGCTCATCAGCAGTGCTCAATCTAAGGTCTCACAGGTCTCTAGTCCTAGTGAGTTTTTCACATAAAAGTAACATTTGCTGAGGCTTCTGTGAGAGGTATTAGCATCTCAGTTGGCTTTGAACAGTGCTTAGTACATTTCTGCATGGAGATCATCCCTCTCCAGCCCATTCATAGAAGGCTTCTGCAGATTTTTCTATAGTAGACTAACTGGATTTACTTTTAGACAATTTCCATGATTTCTCCAGTTGAGCTTTGTGGAACCTGTTCTCCAGCTTTGGAGGGAAGCTCAGAACCTGCCCCTTGCCTGGTTTTCTGTGGGAAGTGTCCTTTTCAGGCTGTGACACAGCATGGTACAGAGTTTTGTCTGAGGGGATGCAACCCCAAGTGTTCTCCTAGGTTTGATGGCAATGACAGTAACCTGGAAAGAACAATTGTAATATGCAGGTTAGGATGGATTGAGCAGATTGTGTGCAGATAACTTCTGGGTAGTTTGGGTGCTGTCACCAAAGTTTTCCCATCAGTTggcatttgcttttttcttttaaaaagctgaaatctATACCTTGCTGCTTCTTGCTTCAAAAATCATAGGTCAAATGAAGCGTAACAGAGGGGAAGAAATAGATTTTGAGACACCTGGGTCCATTCTTGTCAACACCAACCTCCGTGCCCTGATCAACTCTCGGACCTTCCATGCCTTACCATCACACTTCCAGCAgcagctcctcttcctcctgcctgaaGTAGACAGACAGGTGCACATGGGCAGCCTCCCCTTTGCCTCTTTCTGGATGGGCTTCTGTTctcttttaagtttatttattaggattttttcccccttgatcCTTCTAGGTGGGGACAGATGGCCTGTTGCGTCTCAGCAGCAGTGCACTGAATAATGAGTTTTTTACCCATGCGGCTCAGAGCTGGCGGGAGCGCCTGGCTGATGGTACGTAGACTTGATCATCTCAGACGGCTTGCGATGCACCTGACATGTGTGGTGTTGCATGTCTCCTGGTACTTAAAATCCAAGCTCTTTCTTCTCAAAGGGTTATTTAGTATAAGACAGGCTTTACTCATTATCAATAAATGTGGTGGGTATTAATGTGCCACATAGCTCTGAAGAAATAACAGAGTGTTTAGGTTTAGACTTTCActatattgtatgtatatactcaTTCTTCATCTCCTTTTTATCATTAAAACTATAAACACCTATTCCAGTAATCATGGCATCATCTGGAAGGGTGGAGGAAAGTACACTGTGGAGTTGACAAGCTCCATCATGCTCTGTCTTTAGGCATTGTCACATGGAGTGATTGTTAGCttctattaatttaattttgtagGGAAAGTGTTGagagggttcttttttttttttttttttttttttttttttttgagacggagtcttgctctgtagcccgggctggagtgcagtggccggatctcagctcactgcaagctccgcctcccgggtttgcgccattctcctgcctcagcctcctgagtagctgggactacaggcgcccaccacctcgcccggctagtttttttgtatttttagtagagacggggtttcaccgtgttagccaggatggtctcgatctcctgacctcgtgatccgcccgtctcggcctcccaaagtgctgggattacaggcttgagccaccgcgcccggccgagagggTTCTTAAGAACACCCCTAGGTTTGATGATTTGCTAGCAGGACTCAGCATATAGTTACATGTATAGGGCTGTGGTTTATTACAGCAGAAGAATACAAAGTAAAATCAGCAAATGGAGAGGCACATGGGGTGAGGTCCAGGGGAACCATGTGTTGGCTTCCAAGGTCCTCTCTCAGTGGTGTCACACAGGATACATTTAATTCCCACAGCAACAAGTTATGACAACATGTATGAAATGTCTACTAGGGAAACCTGTTAAAGACTTGGTGCCCAGGGTTTTTATCAAGGCCAGATCATGTAGGAAGCCACTGCTTGGCACATACCGAGATTCCAGATTCCCAGAAGGAAGGCAGGTGTTCAGCATAAGCCATATTGTTTGCATAAACAATTTAGGCACAGTGAACAACTCATCAGTTAGGGTGATTGGGAACCCTCCTGAAATCGTAAGTTCCCAGATATCAGCCAACAGCTGTTCTTTTAAGTAGGCCTTTCTAAGAATAAACAATCAGGCCTACTATGTTAACTTTTTGTCTACACGGGAAATAAGaatggttcttttttttgttgttttggtttttcgaTCAAGGAGTTGCTTGGTCTGACTTTAGGGAAGAGTCAATTTCCCTTATAGTAGACGTGTTAGCTCTGTCCCTGTAAGAGCGTGATGTGAGAGAGCCTCTAGAAGAGACATGTTTTAAAACTGGGAGATTCAGCTGTCCATAAGACAGACATTAATATCCCGAATGCACTTACTAGAAGAGGTTTATTTCTCCCTAGGCGAATTTACTCATGAAATGCAAGTCAGGATACGACAGgaaatggagaaggaaaagaaggtggaacaatggaaagaaaagttCTTTGAAGACTACTATGGACAGAAGTAAGGCAGTTGGAGCTATGAGTCCTGGTCTGGGGTTTTGAGGGGATAGAGGTAGATGGTCTCAAAGTAGTGTATTACTTACATGTTGGACAATAgtgtggagattgcagtgacaCTTGGGTCATTTATCATAATGCCATTCATAGTGAAGCTAACAGAAGTTTTTCTGTGGTTAGAGTTATGCACCATGCAGATTTATTTTGTTCTGAGATATCTATGTTTCTGGGTCCATATTATTCATAGAAATAAGACATGTCCACTCTGGCCTGAAACTGATggtgtgattttgatttgcaggCTGGGTTTGACCAAAGAAGAGTCATTGCAGCAGAACGTGGGCCAGGAGGAGGCCAAAATCAAAAGTGGCTTGTGTGTCCCAGGAGAATCAGTGCGTTCACAGCGTGGTCCAGCCACCCGACAGCGAGATGGGCATTTTAAGAAACGCTCTCGGCCAGATCTCCGAACCAGAGCCAGGAGGAATCTGTACAAAAAACAGGAGCCAGAACAAGCAGGAGTTGCTAAGGATGCAAAATCTGTGGCCTCAGATGTTCCCCTCTACAAGGATGGGGAGGCTAAGACTGACCCAGCAGGGCTGAGCAGTCCCCATCTGCCAGGCACATCCTCTGCAGCACCCGACCCAGAGGGTCCCGAATTCCCAGTTGAGTCTGTGGCTTCTCGGATCCAGACTGAGCCAGACAACTTGGCACGTGCCTCTGCATCTCCAGACAGAATTCCTAGTCTGCCTCGGGAGACTGTGGATCAGGAGCCCAAGGATCAGAAGAGGAAATCCTTTGAGCAGGCGGCCTCTGCATCCTTTCCCGAAAAGAAGCCCCGGCTTGAAGATCGTCAGTCCTTTCGTAACACAATTGAAAGTGTTCACACCGAAAAGCCACAGCCCACTAAAGAGGAGCCCAAAGTCCCGCCCATCCGGGTAGGAGACTGTTTGATTCCTGGCTGCCCTGGAGCCAGGTTTTCTTTGAGGGTCATGAGATTATAGAGCCCTTAACTCTGGGGCCTTGAAGTTAATTATGTGGGAATGTAGAGCCTTTTATGAGAGGCTTTCTTGAGACAGCCTTAAAGTTTAGTGAGATAGgttcttttcttcctcactttTTTGTTCACTCTGTTGAAGTTATCTCCAGAGGTCAAAATCCTTTGgagttttaaaatctttttaagatAGTGTTAGGTTCTTTGCTGTAGTGACTCACACAGTCCCACCAGAAATTAAATTTAGAAGTGTGGCATATAACAGCCCTTGAGCAGAATCTTCTCTGAATGGTGTGGTGTTATGGCAGCCATTTTACTATGATGATTTCGTTGTTTTAAGGAAATTATTTGATTCTGTATGCCATGACCCTTAAGCTATTAGAATCCTAGTTTTGCTTTACAGTCCCTAGGTCAGATCACCCAGTCAGTTAAAActgttttctaattctttttttgcaGATTCAACTTTCACGTATCAAACCACCCTGGGTGGTTAAAGGTCAGCCCACTTACCAGATATGCCCCCGGATCATCCCCACCACGGAGTCCTCCTGCCGGGGCTGGACTGGCGCCAGGACCCTCGCAGACATTAAAGCCCGTGCTCTGCAGGTCCGAGGGGCGAGAGGTCATGACTGCCATAGAGAGGCGGCCACCACTGCCATCGGAGGGGGGGGTGGCCCGGGTGGAGGTGGCAGCGGGGCCACCGATGAGGGAGGTGGCAGAGGCGGcagcagtggtgatggtggtgaggcCTGTGGCCACCTTGAGCCCAGGGGAGGCCCGAGCACCCCTGGAAAGTGTACGTCAGATCTACAGCGAACACAACTACTGCCGCCTTATCCTCTAAATGGGGAGCATACCCAGGCCGGAACTGCCATGTCCAGAGCGAGGAGAGAGGACCTGGCTTCTCTgagaaaggaggaaaactgcCTACTACAGAGAGCTTCAGTTGGACTCAGAGATGGGCTGGGAGATGCCTCCCAACTCTCCATTGCTCCCACTGGGGACCAGCCATGCCAGGCCTTGCCCCCACTGTCCTCCCAAACCTCAGTAGCTGAGAGATTAGTGGAGCAGCCTCAGTTGCATCCGGATGTTAGAACTGAATGTGAGTCTGGCACCACTTCCTGGGAAAGTGATGATGAGGAGCGAGGACCCACCACTCCCACAGACAATGGTCCTATTCCGTCTCTAGTGGGAGATGATACATTAGAGAAAGGAACTGGCCAGACTCTTGACAGTCATCCCACTATGAAGGATCCTGTAAATGTGACCCCCAGTTCTACACCTGAATCCTCATCAACTGATTGCCTGCAGAACAGACCGTTTGATGACAAATTAGGTCTTGGTGACTCATGCCTTCCTGTGAGGGAAAGTGATACTAGACAAGAAAACTTGAAAACCAAGGCTCTCGTTTCTAACAGTTCTGTGCATTGGATGCCCATCCCATCGAATGATGACGTAGTGAAACAGCCTGAACCAGAATCCAGAGGACATGTACCATCTGTTGAGCCCCAGGTTGGAGAGGAGTGGGAGAAagctcctcccacccttcctgcATTGCCTGGGGATTTGACAGCCGACGAGGGTCTAGATCCTACTGATAGCCTTACTTCACTCTGGACTGTGCCATCTCGAGGAGGCAGTGACAGCACTGGTAGTTACTGTCAACAGATGGACGCTGAAAAGCTGAAAATCAATGGAGACTCTGAAGCACTGAGTCCTCACAGTGAGTCCACAGATACAGCCTCTGACTTTGAAGGTCACCTCACGGAGGACAGCAGTGAGGCTGACAGTAGTGAAGCTGCAGTGACAAAGGGATCTTCGGTGAACAAGGATGAGAAACCCAGTTGGAACCAATCTGCCTCACTGTCCAAGGTGAATGGTGACCTGCGTCTGGTTACAAGGACAGATGGGATGGTTGCTCCTCAGAGCTGGGTGTCTCGAGTATGTGCGGTCCGCCAAAAGATCCCAGATTCCCTACTGCTGGCCAATACTGAGTACCAGCCAAGAGCCATGTGTCTGTCCAGGCCTGGGTCCTCAGTGGAGGCCACTAACCCACTTGTGATGCAGTTGCTGCAGGGTAACTTGCCCCTAGAGAAGGTTCTTCCACCGGCCCACGATGACAGCACGCCAGAAGCCCCACAAGTACCGCTTACAAACGAGCAGAGCCATGGCTCCCTGTGCCTGGGATCTTTACATGGTCTTGAAGAAAACAGTGGCATGGTTGGTGGAAGCAGCCCCATTTCTTTAAGGGCTTTGAAGGAGCCTCTTCTACCAGATAGCTATGAAACAGGCCCTGGTCTTGCCAGGAT comes from Macaca fascicularis isolate 582-1 chromosome 10, T2T-MFA8v1.1 and encodes:
- the ASXL1 gene encoding polycomb group protein ASXL1 isoform X2, translating into MVLENYSDAPMTPKQILQVIEAEGLKEMSGTSPLACLNAMLHSNSRGGEGLFYKLPGRISLFTLKKDALQWSRHPATVEGEEPEDTADVESCGSNEASTVSGENDVSLDETSSNASCSTESQSRPLSNPRDSYRASSQANKQKKKTGVMLPRVVLTPLKVNGAHVESASGFSGRHADGESGSPSSSSSGSLALGSAAIRGQAEVAQDPAPLLRGFRKPATGQMKRNRGEEIDFETPGSILVNTNLRALINSRTFHALPSHFQQQLLFLLPEVDRQVGTDGLLRLSSSALNNEFFTHAAQSWRERLADGEFTHEMQVRIRQEMEKEKKVEQWKEKFFEDYYGQKLGLTKEESLQQNVGQEEAKIKSGLCVPGESVRSQRGPATRQRDGHFKKRSRPDLRTRARRNLYKKQEPEQAGVAKDAKSVASDVPLYKDGEAKTDPAGLSSPHLPGTSSAAPDPEGPEFPVESVASRIQTEPDNLARASASPDRIPSLPRETVDQEPKDQKRKSFEQAASASFPEKKPRLEDRQSFRNTIESVHTEKPQPTKEEPKVPPIRIQLSRIKPPWVVKGQPTYQICPRIIPTTESSCRGWTGARTLADIKARALQVRGARGHDCHREAATTAIGGGGGPGGGGSGATDEGGGRGGSSGDGGEACGHLEPRGGPSTPGKCTSDLQRTQLLPPYPLNGEHTQAGTAMSRARREDLASLRKEENCLLQRASVGLRDGLGDASQLSIAPTGDQPCQALPPLSSQTSVAERLVEQPQLHPDVRTECESGTTSWESDDEERGPTTPTDNGPIPSLVGDDTLEKGTGQTLDSHPTMKDPVNVTPSSTPESSSTDCLQNRPFDDKLGLGDSCLPVRESDTRQENLKTKALVSNSSVHWMPIPSNDDVVKQPEPESRGHVPSVEPQVGEEWEKAPPTLPALPGDLTADEGLDPTDSLTSLWTVPSRGGSDSTGSYCQQMDAEKLKINGDSEALSPHSESTDTASDFEGHLTEDSSEADSSEAAVTKGSSVNKDEKPSWNQSASLSKVNGDLRLVTRTDGMVAPQSWVSRVCAVRQKIPDSLLLANTEYQPRAMCLSRPGSSVEATNPLVMQLLQGNLPLEKVLPPAHDDSTPEAPQVPLTNEQSHGSLCLGSLHGLEENSGMVGGSSPISLRALKEPLLPDSYETGPGLARIEVTQAPGAPQKNSKTVPSFDSFHPVTNPITSSRKLEEMDSKEQFSSFSCEDQKEVCAVSQDSNSNAAPGKSPGDLTTSRTPRFSSPNVISFGPEQTGRALGDQSNVTGQGKKLFGSGNVAATLQRPRPADPMPLPAEIPPVFPSGKLGPSTNSMSGGVQTPREDWAPKPHASVGNVKNEKTFVGGSLKANAENRKATGHSPLELVGHLQGMPFVMDLPFWKLPQEPGKGLSEPLEPPSLPSQLSIKQAFYGKLSKLQLSSTSFNYSSSSPTFPKGLAGSVVQLSHKAKFGASHSASLSLQMFTDSSTVESISLQCACSLKAMIMCQGCGAFCHDDCIGPSKLCVLCLVVR